From Mycobacterium lacus, one genomic window encodes:
- a CDS encoding transposase: MTATLAEVRKGSADDEGVGTDSAQGPRADRPRRRNFTPEYKAAIVAEYDALTEPGARGALLRREGLYSSHIVEWRRARDAGALDGLARSGGRGKDRDQAEIERLRKRAERAEAELERTRAALDLVGKAHALLETLSESTGTRPGSKK; the protein is encoded by the coding sequence ATGACGGCGACTTTGGCTGAGGTCCGGAAGGGTAGCGCCGATGATGAAGGCGTGGGAACCGATTCGGCCCAGGGTCCGCGGGCGGATCGTCCCCGGCGGCGCAACTTCACCCCGGAGTACAAGGCGGCCATTGTGGCCGAGTACGACGCGTTGACCGAGCCGGGTGCGCGGGGTGCGCTGCTTCGGCGTGAGGGCCTGTACTCATCGCACATCGTGGAGTGGCGCCGAGCGCGCGACGCGGGCGCGTTGGACGGGCTGGCCCGGTCAGGCGGTCGTGGTAAGGACCGCGACCAGGCCGAGATCGAACGGCTACGGAAGCGGGCCGAACGGGCCGAGGCCGAGCTTGAACGCACGAGGGCCGCGTTGGATCTGGTGGGAAAAGCACACGCGCTCTTGGAGACGCTCTCCGAGAGCACGGGCACGCGGCCCGGGTCGAAGAAGTGA
- a CDS encoding integrase catalytic domain-containing protein, with product MRTWAEWDDARPGFVEIDLVWRDGGNRARGHAFTLTVTDIATGWTENRSMPDKTAKCVPAALNDIARKMPFPILGVDSDNGSEFINEDLLRWCQDRQITFTRARPGNKNDGHHVEQKNMGQRCAPWSATTATTPPQNCCRSTRSGSCSPS from the coding sequence GTGCGCACCTGGGCCGAGTGGGACGACGCGCGGCCCGGATTCGTCGAGATCGACCTGGTCTGGCGCGACGGCGGCAACCGGGCTAGAGGCCATGCCTTCACGCTGACGGTCACCGACATCGCCACCGGCTGGACCGAGAACCGCTCAATGCCGGACAAGACCGCCAAATGCGTGCCGGCCGCCCTAAATGACATTGCCCGCAAGATGCCGTTCCCGATCCTCGGTGTGGACTCCGACAACGGATCAGAATTCATCAACGAAGACCTGCTCAGATGGTGCCAGGACCGCCAGATCACCTTCACCCGGGCGCGACCGGGCAATAAGAACGACGGTCATCACGTCGAGCAGAAAAATATGGGGCAGCGGTGCGCACCGTGGTCGGCTACCACCGCCACGACACCCCCGCAGAACTGTTGCCGCTCAACAAGATCTGGCAGTTGCAGTCCAAGCTGA
- a CDS encoding integrase catalytic domain-containing protein: MIAQLLPEVERLTSTAKACALLGKPRASLYRQRNRPAGPRRKPGPSGPPPNALDAAERTQILTVLCQPRFADKAVARVGRAARRGRLPVLAVHDVPDPAHAQHDPRTAAGSHTPPRVKPELVAHQPNDVWSWDITKLAGPVRGEFYQLYVMLDIFSRYPVGWRVEYHEDADIAQDWMAELTALHGRPGAIHADRVRR, encoded by the coding sequence GTGATCGCACAGTTGCTGCCCGAGGTGGAGCGGCTGACCTCGACCGCGAAGGCGTGCGCGCTGCTGGGCAAGCCGCGCGCGAGCCTGTATCGGCAGCGCAACCGCCCTGCCGGTCCACGCCGCAAACCCGGGCCGAGCGGACCGCCGCCCAATGCGCTCGACGCGGCCGAGCGCACGCAGATCCTTACGGTGTTGTGCCAGCCGCGCTTCGCCGACAAGGCGGTCGCCCGTGTGGGCCGAGCTGCTCGACGAGGGCGTCTACCTGTGCTCGCAGTCCACGATGTACCGGATCCTGCGCACGCACAACATGACCCGCGAACGGCGGCGGGTAGCCACACACCGCCGCGGGTCAAACCCGAGCTGGTCGCCCACCAACCCAACGACGTGTGGTCCTGGGACATCACCAAATTGGCGGGACCGGTGCGCGGCGAGTTCTACCAGCTCTACGTGATGCTGGACATCTTCAGCCGCTACCCCGTCGGCTGGCGCGTCGAGTACCACGAGGACGCCGACATCGCCCAGGACTGGATGGCCGAGCTGACCGCGCTACACGGGCGGCCCGGCGCGATCCACGCCGACCGGGTTCGGCGATGA